A genome region from Colwellia sp. Arc7-D includes the following:
- a CDS encoding chemotaxis protein CheX, producing MNAEFINPFLSSMLNVMTTMAQMELIPEKPRLKKNEIAKGDVSGLIGMVSQQTKGSLSITFEGKLALATMKKMVGEGPDEINEEITDLVGEITNMVTGGAKRMLSEKGIEFDMATPMVVSGPGHSIHHMADGPIVIIPLTSEFGNAYIEFSFDK from the coding sequence ATGAATGCAGAGTTTATTAACCCCTTCCTTTCTTCGATGCTGAACGTGATGACAACCATGGCACAAATGGAACTCATTCCTGAGAAACCTCGCTTGAAAAAAAATGAAATAGCTAAAGGCGATGTTTCAGGATTAATTGGTATGGTAAGTCAACAAACAAAAGGTTCTTTATCTATTACCTTTGAAGGTAAGTTAGCACTTGCTACCATGAAAAAAATGGTCGGTGAAGGGCCAGATGAAATAAATGAAGAAATTACTGATCTCGTTGGTGAAATCACCAATATGGTTACCGGTGGTGCCAAGCGTATGCTGAGTGAAAAAGGTATAGAATTTGATATGGCAACGCCTATGGTAGTTTCAGGGCCTGGTCACTCTATTCATCACATGGCTGACGGTCCAATCGTTATCATTCCGCTCACTTCAGAATTTGGTAATGCCTATATCGAATTTAGTTTTGATAAATAG
- a CDS encoding DUF6702 family protein, with protein MLLSLAKRFLVLLLCGLAANAVAHRYFFSISDLSLNERTQSIEVIHQITAHDIDNAIAETNQIHFSVAHPDYEKFIRQYVEAHFQLHYQDQAITLNWIGLEVSKGNIFIYQEAEFSHALTGLKITNRLLTEHYPKQVNTVNFKDKQIKGSLTFKRSVIINEIKP; from the coding sequence ATGTTGTTAAGTCTAGCTAAACGCTTTTTGGTTTTGCTATTGTGTGGGTTAGCCGCTAATGCGGTTGCCCACCGTTACTTTTTTAGTATTTCCGATTTATCGTTAAATGAACGTACTCAATCAATTGAAGTTATTCACCAAATAACGGCTCATGATATCGACAACGCTATAGCTGAAACGAATCAAATACACTTCTCAGTTGCTCATCCTGATTATGAGAAGTTTATTCGCCAATACGTAGAAGCGCATTTTCAATTGCATTATCAAGACCAAGCCATAACATTAAATTGGATTGGCCTTGAGGTGAGTAAAGGTAATATATTTATTTATCAAGAAGCTGAGTTTTCTCATGCTTTAACAGGCCTTAAAATAACTAATCGTTTATTGACTGAGCATTACCCAAAACAGGTGAATACAGTTAATTTCAAGGATAAGCAGATAAAAGGTAGCCTAACTTTCAAAAGATCAGTTATTATTAATGAAATAAAACCTTAA
- a CDS encoding DUF4382 domain-containing protein, with protein MLNKIHLATFTFSALLITACGGSSDKAPVENITPLPSFSLSVSDAPVDDLSEVVVCFNQIELKGNGADTVFIVGNEEGMIAVNDLCLDNSGDVIPNTVGLDLLQYKGSDSIALVDGISIEAGDYTQLRLIMSDGSYGIDAQTSDKISVSVPSNELKLDGFTATLGGTVDLTLEFDLNKGMTNPVGQAGYFLKPRGVRLVNNNEAGHINGTVSETLLIENQCTPLSDSTANVASVYIYEGADLAIDTLEDNGGDETGNLPYASTAVTFNSEQTSYNFEIGFITIGDYTVAVSCDTEDDPEVNEEVNFITSQNVTVIADNTPVQVNF; from the coding sequence ATGTTAAATAAAATACACCTTGCCACCTTCACTTTCTCTGCTCTATTAATTACTGCCTGTGGCGGCTCAAGCGATAAAGCTCCAGTAGAAAATATCACACCATTACCTAGCTTTTCTTTATCGGTAAGTGACGCGCCAGTAGATGATCTTTCTGAAGTCGTTGTATGTTTCAACCAAATAGAACTTAAAGGTAATGGTGCAGATACCGTTTTCATTGTAGGTAATGAAGAAGGAATGATTGCAGTCAATGATCTATGTTTAGATAATAGCGGTGATGTTATTCCTAATACGGTAGGTCTTGATTTATTACAATATAAAGGTAGTGATTCAATTGCTTTAGTCGATGGTATCAGCATTGAAGCAGGTGATTATACACAGTTACGTTTAATCATGAGTGATGGTTCTTACGGCATTGATGCACAAACGAGTGATAAAATCAGTGTAAGTGTACCTTCAAATGAACTCAAATTAGATGGTTTCACAGCAACGTTAGGTGGAACGGTAGACTTAACGTTAGAATTTGACTTAAATAAAGGAATGACGAATCCTGTTGGTCAAGCGGGTTATTTTCTTAAGCCACGCGGTGTTAGATTAGTTAATAACAATGAAGCGGGTCATATTAATGGAACTGTCTCGGAAACGTTATTAATTGAGAATCAATGTACGCCACTTTCTGATTCAACTGCAAATGTCGCAAGTGTCTATATATATGAAGGTGCGGATTTGGCTATTGATACCTTAGAAGATAACGGTGGAGATGAAACTGGAAATTTACCTTATGCAAGTACAGCAGTGACTTTCAATAGCGAACAAACAAGCTATAACTTTGAAATAGGTTTTATTACTATAGGTGATTACACCGTTGCTGTTAGTTGTGATACTGAGGATGATCCAGAGGTTAACGAAGAAGTAAACTTCATCACTTCACAAAATGTTACTGTAATTGCAGATAATACTCCTGTTCAAGTCAACTTTTAA
- a CDS encoding TetR/AcrR family transcriptional regulator — protein MVIIVVSGRKRKFDEQTALQAAMEVFWAKGFVGASLADLTKSMNINKPSMYSTFGNKEALFIKATQHYIDHNMKVHLDALFTPDTPLKIRLKNYMMSIVGMQCSTEQPKGCYLVLCQSEIAGGDIPDEAKKLLIDIETAPNALFTDLFTTDKESISLGLNVNAEGNALSLYTALKGCAAMARSKVASTDLSFVIDTILAGVFISNTDIEATANKLQS, from the coding sequence ATGGTGATAATTGTGGTAAGTGGACGTAAACGAAAGTTTGATGAGCAAACAGCATTGCAAGCTGCAATGGAGGTTTTCTGGGCTAAAGGTTTTGTCGGTGCGTCTTTGGCCGATTTAACGAAAAGCATGAATATCAACAAACCTAGTATGTACAGCACGTTTGGCAATAAAGAAGCTTTATTTATAAAAGCGACTCAACATTATATTGATCATAATATGAAGGTACACCTAGATGCTTTGTTTACGCCCGACACGCCATTAAAAATCCGTTTAAAAAACTATATGATGTCGATAGTCGGTATGCAATGTAGTACTGAACAGCCTAAAGGTTGTTATCTTGTATTGTGCCAATCAGAAATTGCTGGTGGCGATATTCCCGATGAAGCCAAAAAGTTACTTATTGATATTGAAACTGCGCCAAACGCTTTATTTACCGATTTATTTACTACAGATAAAGAATCGATATCACTAGGCTTAAATGTAAATGCCGAAGGTAACGCATTAAGTTTATACACCGCATTAAAAGGCTGTGCTGCTATGGCTCGCTCTAAAGTAGCATCTACCGATCTTTCGTTCGTTATTGATACTATTTTAGCTGGTGTGTTTATTAGTAA
- a CDS encoding secondary thiamine-phosphate synthase enzyme YjbQ yields the protein MWQQVELTLKPFPRGFHLITEDVELVLAKFPPVHFGLLHLFIKHSSASLTINENADPTVRDDMERHFNQFVPENAPYYRHTYEGSDDMPAHIKASTLGSNITIPLKNGRMNLGIWQGIYLGEHRDYGGSRTLVITVNGE from the coding sequence ATGTGGCAACAAGTCGAGTTAACATTAAAACCTTTCCCTCGTGGTTTCCATTTGATCACTGAAGACGTTGAACTGGTACTAGCTAAATTTCCACCTGTTCATTTTGGCTTATTACACCTTTTCATTAAACACTCATCAGCATCGCTTACCATTAATGAGAATGCCGATCCGACTGTACGTGATGATATGGAGCGACACTTTAATCAATTTGTCCCTGAAAATGCTCCCTACTATCGTCATACCTATGAAGGTTCAGATGATATGCCAGCCCATATTAAGGCAAGTACGTTAGGTAGTAATATTACTATTCCCTTAAAAAACGGCAGAATGAACCTAGGTATTTGGCAGGGAATTTACCTTGGTGAGCATAGAGATTATGGTGGTTCGAGAACGTTAGTCATTACTGTAAATGGTGAATAA
- a CDS encoding M1 family metallopeptidase, whose translation MKYSINTALLCLCIAVSGIAVAKSSINDDKFRQLEENLPTPNTYRTASGAPGHQYWQQEVDYKIDITLDDEKQTLSGSETIDYTNNSPDTLRYLWLQLDQNKLADNAGAKTTRTAPEKKITYTGLRNVIETDEFQGGYDITKVAGSNGKALSYVINGTMMRIDLPKALKSGDSVELNINWNYQLHEQKVLGGRSGYEYFKEDDNYLYEIASWFPRAAAYYDVMGWQNKQFIGSGEFTLEFGDYDVSITVPADHVVAATGVLQNPKDVLTKTQRNRLAKAKDADKPVLVITPEEALENEKSRSTKTKTWEFEAKNVRDFAFASSRKFIWDAQGYKGGKTDTMAMSFYPNEGNPLWEKYSTESIIHTMEQYNKYTFAYPYPVSISVNGPVGGMEYPMITFNGPRPTLDKETGEKTYSRRTKYGLIGVIIHEVGHNYFPMIVNSDERQWTWMDEGLNTFLQFVAEQAWEEGYPSRRGDAANITSYMKSDNQVPIMTNSESILQFGNNAYGKPATALNILRETVMGRELFDFAFKEYAQRWKFKRPTPADFFRTMEDASGVDLDWFWRGWFYTTDHVDIALGNIHLYRPNSQNPDTEEAWERALDNEKPDFISKVQNKGKWVRTDDKPELLDFYNEHDKFTATNAARNKYNKSHAKLEQWQKDLLIDERNFYIVDFENKGGLVMPVILELTYADNTTERVTLPAEIWRRNSKLVSKLFVREKELTGIAIDPNWETADVDVSNNYWPARPIKSRFDLYKRKKDDMMRDYNVELKSADDKESKSTEEDNEAEQ comes from the coding sequence ATGAAATATTCAATCAACACAGCCTTACTTTGTTTATGCATTGCTGTTAGTGGTATTGCGGTAGCAAAAAGCAGCATTAATGACGATAAATTTCGTCAGCTAGAAGAAAACTTACCAACGCCAAATACTTATCGCACAGCGTCTGGTGCACCTGGCCATCAATATTGGCAACAAGAGGTGGATTATAAAATTGATATTACCCTAGATGACGAGAAACAAACGTTATCAGGCAGTGAAACAATTGATTATACAAACAACTCCCCTGATACTTTACGTTATTTGTGGTTACAGTTAGACCAAAATAAATTAGCTGATAATGCAGGTGCAAAAACAACACGCACAGCACCAGAGAAAAAAATCACTTATACCGGTTTACGCAATGTTATTGAAACAGACGAATTCCAGGGCGGTTATGACATTACTAAAGTAGCTGGTTCAAACGGCAAAGCGTTAAGTTATGTTATCAATGGCACTATGATGCGCATTGATTTACCAAAAGCGCTCAAATCAGGTGATAGCGTAGAGCTAAATATTAATTGGAACTACCAATTACATGAACAAAAAGTCTTAGGTGGCCGTTCAGGTTACGAGTATTTCAAAGAAGACGATAATTACCTTTACGAAATAGCGAGTTGGTTTCCTCGTGCTGCAGCTTACTACGATGTAATGGGTTGGCAGAACAAGCAGTTTATTGGTAGCGGCGAATTCACCTTAGAGTTTGGTGACTATGACGTTAGCATTACGGTTCCCGCTGATCACGTTGTAGCTGCAACAGGTGTGTTACAAAACCCAAAAGATGTTTTAACAAAAACTCAACGTAATCGTTTAGCAAAAGCTAAAGATGCCGATAAGCCAGTACTCGTTATTACACCTGAAGAAGCTTTAGAAAACGAAAAATCGCGTTCTACTAAAACTAAGACTTGGGAATTTGAAGCGAAAAACGTACGAGATTTTGCTTTTGCCTCAAGCCGTAAATTTATTTGGGATGCACAAGGTTACAAAGGTGGAAAAACCGACACAATGGCGATGTCTTTCTACCCGAATGAAGGTAACCCGTTATGGGAAAAATACTCTACTGAGTCAATTATCCACACCATGGAGCAATATAATAAATATACCTTTGCTTATCCTTACCCTGTTTCTATCTCGGTAAATGGCCCTGTTGGTGGCATGGAATATCCGATGATCACTTTCAACGGCCCGCGCCCGACATTAGATAAAGAAACGGGTGAAAAAACCTATTCTCGCAGAACTAAATACGGGCTTATTGGCGTAATTATTCATGAAGTGGGACACAACTATTTCCCAATGATTGTGAACTCGGACGAACGTCAGTGGACTTGGATGGATGAAGGTTTAAATACTTTTCTACAATTTGTTGCTGAACAAGCATGGGAAGAAGGTTACCCATCTCGCCGCGGTGATGCTGCAAATATTACCAGCTACATGAAAAGTGATAACCAAGTTCCTATCATGACGAATTCTGAATCAATTTTGCAATTTGGTAACAATGCATACGGTAAGCCAGCAACAGCATTAAACATTTTACGTGAAACTGTTATGGGCAGAGAGTTGTTTGATTTTGCCTTTAAAGAATACGCGCAACGCTGGAAGTTTAAACGCCCTACTCCTGCAGATTTTTTCCGTACGATGGAAGATGCCTCGGGTGTTGATTTAGATTGGTTCTGGCGTGGTTGGTTCTACACTACAGATCATGTTGATATTGCCTTAGGTAATATTCACTTATATCGTCCAAATAGCCAAAACCCTGATACGGAAGAAGCTTGGGAACGTGCATTAGATAACGAAAAGCCTGACTTTATTAGTAAAGTTCAAAATAAAGGCAAGTGGGTTAGAACTGACGATAAACCTGAGTTGTTAGACTTTTACAATGAGCATGATAAGTTTACAGCTACAAACGCAGCGCGTAATAAATATAACAAAAGCCATGCAAAATTAGAGCAATGGCAAAAAGACCTACTTATTGACGAAAGAAACTTCTACATTGTTGATTTTGAAAATAAAGGCGGACTTGTGATGCCCGTTATTCTAGAGCTCACTTATGCTGACAATACCACTGAGCGAGTAACTTTACCTGCTGAAATTTGGCGTCGTAATAGTAAGTTAGTCTCTAAATTATTTGTGCGTGAAAAAGAATTAACTGGTATCGCTATTGATCCTAACTGGGAAACCGCTGATGTAGATGTTAGTAATAATTACTGGCCTGCACGCCCAATTAAATCTCGCTTTGATTTATACAAACGCAAGAAAGATGACATGATGCGCGATTACAATGTTGAATTGAAAAGTGCAGATGATAAAGAAAGCAAAAGTACAGAAGAAGATAATGAGGCTGAACAGTAA